The following coding sequences lie in one Polynucleobacter sp. HIN7 genomic window:
- a CDS encoding PAS domain-containing protein — MEDEVDLHQLIEAIGDAVVVSNVAGKITLWNRAAEEMFGYTAAEALGQNLDIITPERFRARHWEGYHHSMETGTTKYSKQTLRVPAIHKDGHTLSIAFTVAMLHDEHHRVNGVVAVIRDETARFLEEKELKKRLIELESKPGA; from the coding sequence ATGGAGGATGAGGTCGATCTTCATCAGCTGATTGAGGCGATTGGCGATGCTGTCGTGGTGTCCAATGTAGCAGGCAAAATTACCCTGTGGAATCGTGCTGCCGAAGAAATGTTTGGATACACCGCGGCAGAGGCCTTGGGACAAAATCTAGACATCATTACACCGGAGCGATTTCGGGCGCGTCATTGGGAAGGCTATCACCACTCGATGGAAACAGGCACCACAAAGTACAGCAAGCAAACCCTGCGAGTGCCAGCTATTCATAAAGATGGGCATACCCTGTCGATCGCATTCACGGTCGCCATGCTTCATGATGAACATCATCGGGTTAACGGTGTGGTTGCGGTGATTCGGGATGAGACCGCACGATTCTTGGAGGAAAAAGAACTCAAAAAGCGTCTGATCGAGCTGGAATCCAAGCCGGGGGCTTAA
- a CDS encoding Crp/Fnr family transcriptional regulator: MTILDRHPEKNLIRLQLSQNIVLRNLDPGSMAELESSLEISDLKKSEILLRQGNYQMEQYFVLDGILKRIVSSADAKEMILRFAIEKDIETSYAAWRLQRAAPYSIASVTKARVARMPLKKWAEFLENHPKLKESFEFEVMRLMSEIMAHTITLHMLDAPGRVERFLRKYENLFDVLPKKELAAYLNLSPETLSRLKSKHKELFI, from the coding sequence ATGACCATACTAGACAGACATCCAGAGAAAAACCTAATTCGCTTGCAGCTAAGCCAAAACATTGTCCTGCGTAATCTAGACCCGGGCAGCATGGCTGAATTAGAGAGCTCTCTTGAGATCTCGGATCTGAAGAAATCCGAGATCTTATTGCGCCAAGGTAACTATCAAATGGAGCAGTATTTTGTTCTCGATGGAATCTTGAAGCGCATTGTGTCGAGTGCCGATGCAAAAGAAATGATCTTGCGTTTTGCCATTGAGAAAGATATTGAAACCAGCTACGCCGCTTGGCGCTTACAGCGCGCCGCTCCATACAGCATCGCTTCGGTTACCAAGGCAAGGGTGGCGAGGATGCCGCTTAAAAAGTGGGCTGAGTTTCTAGAGAATCATCCAAAACTGAAAGAAAGTTTCGAGTTTGAGGTAATGCGTCTCATGAGTGAAATCATGGCGCACACCATTACCCTGCACATGCTCGATGCCCCGGGCCGAGTCGAGCGATTTTTGCGGAAATATGAAAACTTGTTCGATGTTTTGCCCAAGAAAGAATTAGCCGCCTATCTCAATCTTTCGCCCGAAACTCTAAGCCGTTTAAAGAGTAAACACAAAGAGCTATTTATATAA
- the oxc gene encoding oxalyl-CoA decarboxylase: MLTATKEHSANAAAEDTPLTDGFHLVIDALKANDIDTIFGLVGIPITDLARLAQAEGMRFIGFRHEQHAGNAAAIAGYMTQKPGICLTVSAPGFLNGLTALANATTNCFPMILISGSSEREIVDLQQGDYEEMDQLNAAKPYAKASYRINKAEDIAIGVARAIRAAVSGRPGGVYLDLPAQLLGQSIPAQKGQESLFRVIDAAPKQIPAPDAIKRAIDVLKNAKRPLILLGKGAAYAQADQEIKDLVEKSGIPYLPMSMAKGLLPDNHPQCASAARSFVLAEADAVMLVGARLNWLLAHGKGKTWGNHLKKFIQIDIAPTEIDSNVPIAAPVIGDVGSCVTEILKQIASVPKPSAEWINAINEKKEKNIAKMEETLSKNPSPMNFHSALRAIREVVKANPEVNIVNEGANTLDYARSIVNMYKPRKRFDSGTWGIMGIGMGYAIGAAVVSKLPVIAIEGDSAFGFSGMELETICRYNLPIITVVFNNNGVYRGTDVNPTGGSDVAPTVFVKNARYDIMMEAFGGVGYNVTTPEELTDALNKSLASGKPTVINAVIDETAGTESGRLTNLNPASTATKK, encoded by the coding sequence ATGTTGACAGCGACGAAAGAGCATTCTGCCAATGCTGCTGCAGAAGATACCCCATTAACCGACGGTTTCCATTTAGTGATCGATGCCTTAAAGGCCAACGATATCGATACCATTTTTGGACTCGTTGGTATTCCAATTACCGATTTAGCACGTTTGGCCCAGGCGGAAGGAATGCGCTTCATTGGCTTCCGTCACGAACAGCATGCTGGTAATGCTGCAGCGATTGCTGGTTATATGACCCAAAAGCCTGGCATCTGCTTAACGGTGTCGGCCCCCGGATTCTTAAATGGTCTGACTGCCCTTGCTAATGCAACTACCAACTGCTTCCCCATGATCTTGATTTCTGGATCGAGCGAGCGTGAGATTGTGGACTTGCAACAGGGTGATTACGAAGAGATGGATCAGCTCAATGCTGCTAAGCCTTATGCGAAAGCTTCTTACCGGATTAATAAGGCAGAAGATATTGCCATTGGTGTCGCTCGCGCCATTCGTGCTGCGGTCTCTGGACGTCCAGGCGGCGTTTATCTCGACCTGCCTGCACAGTTATTGGGACAAAGTATTCCGGCTCAAAAGGGACAAGAATCATTGTTCCGCGTGATTGACGCAGCACCGAAGCAGATTCCTGCTCCAGACGCGATCAAGCGCGCTATCGATGTATTGAAGAATGCTAAGCGCCCCTTGATTTTGTTGGGTAAAGGCGCTGCTTATGCGCAAGCCGACCAAGAGATCAAAGATTTGGTTGAGAAATCAGGCATTCCTTATTTGCCAATGTCCATGGCCAAGGGTTTATTACCCGATAACCACCCACAGTGCGCATCCGCAGCGCGTTCATTTGTGTTGGCAGAAGCCGATGCGGTGATGTTAGTTGGTGCCCGCTTAAATTGGTTATTGGCTCATGGTAAAGGTAAAACTTGGGGCAATCATTTGAAGAAATTTATTCAAATTGATATCGCACCGACCGAAATCGATAGTAACGTTCCGATCGCAGCACCTGTCATTGGTGATGTTGGTTCGTGTGTGACTGAGATCTTGAAGCAAATTGCAAGCGTTCCCAAGCCCAGCGCTGAATGGATTAATGCAATCAACGAGAAAAAAGAGAAGAACATTGCCAAGATGGAGGAGACACTCTCCAAGAACCCATCGCCTATGAACTTCCACAGCGCATTGCGTGCAATTCGCGAAGTGGTGAAGGCCAATCCCGAAGTCAATATCGTGAACGAAGGTGCCAATACGCTTGACTATGCCCGTAGCATCGTCAATATGTACAAGCCACGTAAGCGTTTTGACTCCGGAACTTGGGGCATTATGGGTATTGGTATGGGTTACGCCATCGGCGCCGCAGTGGTAAGTAAGTTACCGGTCATTGCGATCGAGGGTGATAGCGCATTTGGATTTAGCGGCATGGAACTCGAAACCATCTGCCGTTATAACTTGCCAATCATCACGGTGGTATTTAACAATAACGGCGTTTACCGTGGTACTGATGTGAACCCCACGGGTGGCTCTGATGTTGCGCCAACCGTGTTTGTGAAGAATGCCCGTTACGACATCATGATGGAGGCGTTTGGTGGAGTCGGATATAACGTCACCACCCCTGAGGAGTTGACTGATGCATTGAACAAGTCATTAGCTTCTGGCAAGCCCACCGTCATCAATGCTGTGATCGATGAAACTGCCGGTACTGAGAGTGGTCGTTTAACCAACCTCAACCCAGCTTCTACTGCAACTAAGAAGTAA
- the frc gene encoding formyl-CoA transferase: MSKPLDGIRIIDFTHVQAGPACTQLLGFYGADVIKVERPGSGDVTRSQLRDIPDADALYFTMLNGNKRSLTLDTKTPQGKEVLEKLIKVSDVMVENFGPGALDRMGFSWDRIMELNPKMILASVKGFSDGHSYEDLKVYENVAQCAGGAASTTGFWDGPPTVSAAALGDSNTGMHLAIGILTALMHRQKTGKGQKVACSMQDAVLNLCRVKLRDQQRLDRVGYLEEYPQYPHGKFTDVVPRGGNAGGGGQPGWVLKCKGWETDPNAYIYFTIQGHAWEPITKALGKPEWATDPAYMTAEARQDKIFDIFATIEDWLKDKTKYEAVDILRKYDIPCAPVLSMKEIAESPDLRASGSIVEVDHKVRGKYLTIGSPIKFSELKVEVKPSPVLGEHTDEVLSDLGYSKDQIAQLHAAKAV, encoded by the coding sequence ATGAGTAAACCACTAGACGGAATTCGGATTATCGATTTCACCCACGTACAAGCAGGTCCTGCTTGCACCCAATTGCTTGGCTTTTATGGTGCCGACGTCATTAAAGTAGAGCGTCCCGGCTCTGGCGACGTGACCCGCAGTCAGTTGCGCGATATTCCGGATGCTGATGCCTTGTATTTCACGATGCTCAACGGTAACAAGCGTTCCTTAACCTTGGATACCAAAACTCCTCAGGGTAAAGAAGTGCTCGAGAAGTTGATTAAAGTTTCTGATGTGATGGTTGAGAACTTTGGTCCTGGTGCCTTAGATCGCATGGGTTTCTCATGGGATCGCATTATGGAATTGAACCCCAAGATGATCTTGGCTTCCGTAAAAGGCTTCTCCGACGGTCACTCCTATGAGGATCTAAAAGTGTATGAGAACGTGGCTCAGTGTGCTGGCGGTGCTGCATCGACCACTGGTTTCTGGGACGGCCCCCCCACCGTATCTGCTGCCGCATTGGGCGATAGCAATACCGGTATGCACTTGGCGATTGGTATTTTGACTGCCCTCATGCATCGTCAAAAGACCGGTAAAGGTCAAAAAGTGGCTTGCTCAATGCAAGACGCCGTATTGAACCTCTGCCGTGTGAAGTTGCGTGACCAGCAGCGTTTGGATCGCGTCGGTTATCTCGAAGAGTACCCACAGTATCCTCATGGCAAATTTACTGATGTCGTGCCCCGTGGCGGTAACGCCGGTGGTGGCGGACAGCCTGGCTGGGTCTTAAAGTGCAAAGGCTGGGAAACTGATCCAAATGCCTACATCTATTTCACGATTCAAGGTCATGCTTGGGAACCAATTACCAAAGCTCTCGGTAAGCCGGAGTGGGCAACCGATCCAGCCTATATGACTGCAGAAGCTCGTCAAGATAAGATTTTTGACATCTTCGCAACCATTGAAGATTGGCTCAAAGATAAGACCAAGTACGAAGCGGTTGATATCTTGCGTAAGTACGATATTCCATGCGCACCCGTACTCTCGATGAAAGAGATTGCTGAGTCACCTGATTTGCGTGCCAGCGGTTCCATCGTGGAAGTGGATCACAAAGTACGCGGCAAGTACCTGACAATTGGTAGCCCCATTAAGTTCTCCGAACTGAAAGTTGAAGTGAAGCCATCCCCAGTTTTGGGTGAGCACACCGATGAAGTTCTCTCAGATCTTGGCTACAGCAAAGACCAAATTGCTCAGTTGCATGCAGCAAAAGCAGTCTAA
- a CDS encoding sulfite exporter TauE/SafE family protein, with product MFLTDIAILLVCGACAGFLAGLLGIGGGMILVPFMIIVFNHQGFSQDIIVHMAIATGMTTILFTSLSAIRAHHRHGSIDWKLVAGFTPGIIVGSFLGGSELFEAFNTGWLSLFFAIFIVYTSIQMFINKKPKPERELPGKVGLFSYGAFSGGLSSLLGAGGAFVTVPFMIWCNVSPHVAMATSSGLGFPIALASTLGYVFGSFGRPDLPAGSFGFIYLPAVACIVATSIFTAPLGAKLARKLNVVQLKRVFGVMLMFLALFMFNEAHKALGA from the coding sequence ATGTTTCTGACTGATATTGCAATCCTGCTGGTTTGCGGAGCCTGTGCAGGGTTCTTAGCGGGTCTGCTTGGGATTGGCGGGGGAATGATTTTGGTCCCCTTCATGATCATTGTCTTTAATCACCAGGGCTTTAGCCAAGACATCATTGTTCATATGGCCATTGCCACTGGAATGACCACCATTTTGTTTACCTCACTGTCAGCCATTCGGGCGCATCATCGCCATGGCTCAATTGACTGGAAACTGGTTGCGGGCTTCACCCCCGGAATCATTGTGGGGAGTTTTTTAGGAGGTAGCGAACTATTTGAGGCATTCAATACTGGCTGGCTCTCCCTCTTCTTTGCCATCTTTATTGTGTACACCTCGATTCAGATGTTCATCAACAAAAAGCCCAAGCCCGAACGTGAGCTACCTGGTAAGGTCGGCTTATTCTCTTATGGCGCCTTCTCCGGAGGGCTATCGAGCTTACTAGGTGCCGGTGGCGCCTTTGTCACCGTGCCATTCATGATCTGGTGCAATGTGAGTCCCCATGTCGCAATGGCAACCTCCTCGGGGCTCGGATTTCCGATTGCGCTTGCCTCAACCTTGGGTTACGTCTTTGGTAGCTTTGGTCGGCCCGACTTACCGGCAGGATCTTTTGGCTTCATTTATCTACCGGCCGTTGCCTGCATCGTAGCAACGAGTATTTTTACTGCCCCACTTGGAGCAAAATTAGCTCGCAAGCTCAATGTCGTTCAACTCAAGCGAGTCTTTGGGGTAATGCTAATGTTCTTGGCGCTCTTTATGTTCAATGAGGCCCATAAAGCGCTTGGCGCTTAA
- the frc gene encoding formyl-CoA transferase, translated as MAKALEGIKILDFTHVQSGPTCTQLLAWFGADVIKVERSGEGDATRNQLQDIPDADSLYFTMLNHNKRSITVNTKTPEGKDILERLIKQCDVLVENFAPGALDRMGFTWQRIQELNPRMIMASIKGFGPGPYEDCKVYENVAQCAGGSASTTGFDDGPPMVTGAQIGDSGTGLHLALGIVTALYHRTHSGKGQKVDAAMQDAVLNLCRVKLRDQQRLERNGTMQEYPQFPNGKFGDAVPRAGNASGGGQPGWILKCKGWEADPNSYIYIVVQAAVWEAICKVIGREDWITDTNYASPMARLPRLMGIFAEIEKWTMTKTKFEVMDILNQYDVPCGPILSMKEIAEEPALRATGTVVEVDHPIRGKYLTVGNPIKLSDSPTEVTRSPLLGEHTDEILQELGFNIDDLIDLRHKKVI; from the coding sequence ATGGCTAAAGCACTTGAGGGGATTAAGATCCTCGACTTTACGCACGTTCAATCTGGGCCGACGTGCACCCAGTTGCTCGCTTGGTTTGGAGCGGATGTCATTAAGGTGGAGCGCTCGGGTGAGGGTGATGCAACACGCAATCAACTCCAAGATATACCTGATGCCGATAGCTTGTATTTCACGATGCTCAATCACAACAAGCGCTCGATTACCGTGAATACCAAAACACCAGAAGGGAAGGATATTCTGGAGCGTCTAATTAAGCAGTGTGATGTCTTGGTTGAGAACTTCGCTCCAGGCGCTTTGGATCGCATGGGATTTACCTGGCAGCGCATTCAAGAACTCAACCCTCGCATGATCATGGCGTCGATTAAAGGATTTGGACCAGGGCCTTATGAGGATTGCAAGGTGTATGAGAACGTTGCGCAATGTGCGGGCGGTTCTGCATCAACCACGGGTTTTGATGATGGCCCACCCATGGTAACGGGTGCGCAGATTGGTGATAGTGGAACTGGTTTGCACTTGGCGCTTGGTATTGTGACCGCACTTTATCATCGCACCCACTCTGGCAAGGGGCAAAAGGTCGATGCTGCCATGCAAGATGCGGTTCTCAACCTTTGCCGCGTCAAGCTCCGTGACCAACAGCGTTTGGAGCGTAACGGCACGATGCAAGAGTATCCACAGTTTCCCAATGGTAAGTTTGGTGATGCAGTGCCTCGCGCGGGCAATGCGTCTGGTGGCGGCCAGCCCGGTTGGATTTTGAAGTGTAAAGGCTGGGAAGCTGATCCTAATTCCTATATCTACATCGTGGTTCAAGCAGCTGTCTGGGAAGCCATTTGTAAAGTGATTGGTCGTGAGGATTGGATTACCGATACTAATTATGCGTCGCCAATGGCGCGCTTACCACGTCTGATGGGAATCTTTGCAGAGATTGAGAAGTGGACCATGACCAAGACCAAGTTTGAGGTGATGGATATTCTCAATCAATATGATGTGCCCTGTGGCCCAATTCTCTCGATGAAAGAGATTGCTGAAGAGCCTGCTTTACGTGCCACGGGTACGGTGGTGGAAGTTGATCACCCCATTCGAGGTAAGTATTTGACGGTTGGTAATCCGATCAAACTATCGGATAGCCCCACCGAGGTCACTCGTTCCCCTCTATTGGGCGAGCACACCGATGAGATCTTGCAAGAACTTGGCTTTAATATCGATGATCTGATTGATTTACGACATAAGAAAGTCATCTAA
- a CDS encoding TonB-dependent receptor domain-containing protein gives MQPCRNSFGAKNRWRLSALTLASTLVFSNPTTFAQSSSVSVSTANNPMDPVIVTATRTPTRANDVLADYVYIGPEEIADAGQTSLVELLQRQRGVEISTIGGPGSAASVFLRGSNSNQALLLVDGVRSQAAGTGGFSLQAIPLGIIDRIEIIFGPQSSLYGSDAIGGVIQIFTKKGTGPFQANASTGYGSYGTSITDASLYGSFGDTKTTSYALSGSQEISTGFTSVAANNVCNPNTQSRATLNRNFCGNGLDMNRTGYTKSGGAGRIAQEWDRGQEFGFQFLASRLDNQYPVANFYGGGIGSQISNLGIFSLFSNNQINKDWKSMLQISQSNDYSQNLYSSGNPVYKTKQMIYSWQNDIKIGSDLLQLVAERKTLNGYSNDGGIVSQNQNTNTVAGSYQLKRGSHLANLALRNDSITGYGPQTTGSASYGYFFSKQIRGNINYGTGFKAPSFNDLYFPDYGNTNLQAEKSKNTEIGLHYESSKLDLHLIGFNSTITNLIQYTTTAPPCTIAQLNGPNYGCAGNAGVAKISGVSVGGIAKLSSLRLKASYDQQNPIDQTTGFLLAKRARQFGNLGAEYRYRKVNMGAEGTFQGGRYNSGNSGYMGGYAIFNLYGNYEFAKDWSIFGRWNNIFNKDYQLSYGFNTPGSNLFVGVRYAMK, from the coding sequence ATGCAACCTTGCCGTAACTCTTTCGGAGCCAAGAACCGTTGGCGCCTATCTGCACTCACCCTCGCCTCAACCCTTGTTTTCAGTAACCCAACTACATTTGCTCAAAGCAGCAGTGTCTCGGTCAGTACAGCCAATAATCCAATGGATCCGGTAATTGTCACTGCAACTCGTACCCCCACGCGTGCCAATGACGTTCTAGCTGACTACGTCTACATCGGCCCCGAAGAAATTGCTGATGCGGGGCAAACAAGTCTAGTGGAGCTATTACAGCGACAAAGGGGGGTGGAGATTTCTACTATTGGCGGCCCGGGGTCAGCAGCAAGCGTGTTCTTGCGGGGATCAAACTCCAATCAAGCTCTTTTATTAGTCGATGGCGTTCGCAGTCAAGCTGCGGGAACGGGTGGATTTTCTTTACAAGCAATTCCACTTGGCATTATTGATCGAATCGAAATCATTTTTGGGCCGCAGAGTAGCTTGTATGGCTCTGACGCTATTGGTGGCGTCATTCAGATATTCACCAAAAAGGGAACAGGGCCTTTTCAAGCGAACGCTTCAACGGGATATGGCAGTTATGGCACGAGTATTACGGATGCAAGCCTCTACGGTTCCTTTGGGGATACCAAGACAACTAGCTATGCCCTCAGTGGATCCCAAGAGATTTCTACTGGATTTACTTCAGTTGCAGCAAATAACGTTTGCAATCCCAATACTCAATCAAGGGCGACTCTGAACAGGAATTTTTGTGGCAATGGCCTAGATATGAATCGAACCGGCTATACAAAGAGTGGTGGCGCTGGTCGTATTGCCCAGGAATGGGATCGTGGTCAAGAGTTTGGATTTCAGTTTTTGGCTTCGCGACTCGACAATCAATATCCCGTTGCTAATTTTTATGGTGGCGGTATAGGAAGCCAAATTAGTAATTTGGGGATCTTTTCTTTGTTTTCGAATAATCAAATCAACAAAGACTGGAAAAGCATGCTTCAAATCTCCCAATCAAATGATTACTCACAAAACCTCTATAGCTCCGGGAATCCTGTTTATAAAACAAAGCAGATGATTTATTCCTGGCAGAACGATATCAAAATTGGCAGCGATTTGTTGCAACTCGTTGCCGAGCGAAAAACTTTAAACGGGTATTCGAATGATGGTGGAATTGTCAGTCAAAACCAAAATACCAATACCGTGGCAGGTTCTTATCAACTTAAGCGCGGATCTCACTTAGCAAACCTCGCGCTTCGCAATGACAGTATTACCGGATATGGGCCACAAACAACCGGTAGCGCATCGTATGGCTATTTTTTCTCTAAACAAATTCGAGGCAATATTAATTACGGCACCGGCTTTAAGGCGCCCTCGTTTAATGATTTGTATTTTCCAGATTACGGCAATACAAATTTGCAAGCGGAAAAGAGTAAAAATACCGAGATTGGTCTGCACTATGAATCTAGCAAATTAGATCTACATTTAATTGGATTTAATAGCACCATCACCAACCTCATTCAGTACACCACCACGGCTCCCCCGTGTACGATTGCACAACTCAATGGTCCAAACTATGGTTGTGCTGGAAACGCTGGCGTTGCAAAAATCTCTGGTGTATCGGTTGGCGGCATTGCAAAGTTATCAAGTCTTCGCTTAAAGGCGTCCTATGATCAGCAAAATCCAATTGATCAGACTACTGGGTTTTTGCTAGCAAAACGTGCTCGTCAATTCGGAAACCTTGGCGCCGAGTACCGCTATCGGAAAGTGAATATGGGTGCCGAAGGAACTTTCCAAGGTGGTCGCTATAACTCTGGTAACTCCGGTTATATGGGCGGCTATGCGATCTTCAACTTGTATGGCAATTACGAGTTTGCCAAAGATTGGTCGATCTTTGGTCGTTGGAACAATATCTTCAATAAGGATTACCAGCTGTCCTATGGATTTAATACCCCGGGATCGAACCTTTTTGTCGGGGTTCGGTACGCCATGAAATAA